One region of Vitis vinifera cultivar Pinot Noir 40024 chromosome 1, ASM3070453v1 genomic DNA includes:
- the LOC100232937 gene encoding dELLA protein GAI1, translating into MKREYHHPHHPTCSTSPTGKGKMWDADPQQDAGMDELLAVLGYNVKASDMAEVAQKLEQLEEVIVNAQEDGLSHLASETVHYNPSDLSNWLGSMLSEFNPTPNCALDNPFLPPISPLDYTNCSTQPKQEPSIFDSPSLDYDLKAIPGKALYSHIEQPPQQPPAPPLYQRDNKRLKPTTSATANSVSSVIGGWGVPTESARPVVLVDSQETGIRLVHTLMACAEAVQQENLKLAEALVKQIGFLAVSQAGAMRKVATYFAEGLARRIYRLYPDKPLDSSFSDILQMHFYETCPYLKFAHFTANQAILEAFEGKKRVHVIDFSMKQGMQWPALMQALALRPGGPPSFRLTGIGPPSTDNTDHLHEVGWKLAQLAETIHVEFEYRGFVANSLADLDASMLELRDGESVAVNSVFELHSLLARPGGIERVLSAVKDMKPDIVTIVEQEANHNGPVFLDRFTESLHYYSTLFDSLEGCGVSPVNTQDKLMSEVYLGQQICNVVACEGPERVERHETLAQWRARLGSAGFDPVNLGSNAFKQASMLLALFAGGDGYRVEENNGCLMLGWHTRPLIATSAWQLANKPALPSSTPASN; encoded by the coding sequence ATGAAGAGGGAGtatcatcatcctcatcaccCAACTTGCTCCACGTCCCCCACCGGCAAGGGTAAGATGTGGGATGCCGACCCCCAGCAAGACGCCGGCATGGATGAGCTTCTCGCTGTTTTGGGCTACAACGTCAAGGCCTCCGACATGGCTGAGGTCGCTCAGAAGCTTGAACAGCTTGAGGAAGTTATTGTTAATGCTCAGGAGGATGGCCTCTCTCATCTCGCTTCCGAGACTGTTCATTACAACCCCTCCGATCTGTCTAACTGGCTTGGAAGCATGCTCTCCGAGTTCAACCCCACTCCCAATTGCGCCCTTGACAACCCATTCTTGCCTCCCATCTCCCCTCTTGATTACACCAATTGCAGCACCCAACCAAAACAGGAGCCTTCCATCTTTGACTCCCCGTCTTTGGATTACGATCTCAAAGCAATTCCAGGTAAGGCTCTTTATTCCCATATCGAACAGCCGCCGCAACAGCCACCGGCCCCTCCTCTCTATCAAAGGGATAACAAGCGATTGAAGCCCACGACTTCAGCTACAGCCAACTCGGTTTCCTCTGTTATTGGGGGTTGGGGAGTTCCCACCGAGTCCGCTCGCCCAGTTGTCCTTGTTGACTCGCAAGAGACCGGAATCAGGCTAGTCCACACCCTAATGGCCTGTGCAGAAGCGGTCCAGCAGGAAAATCTGAAGCTGGCTGAAGCACTTGTCAAGCAAATCGGGTTCCTGGCCGTGTCTCAGGCGGGAGCCATGCGGAAGGTAGCCACCTACTTCGCCGAAGGTCTAGCTCGTCGAATCTACCGACTCTATCCTGATAAGCCTCTCGACTCCTCGTTCTCCGATATTCTCCAGATGCACTTCTATGAGACCTGCCCCTACCTCAAATTCGCCCACTTCACCGCCAATCAAGCTATCCTTGAAGCCTTCGAGGGGAAAAAGCGGGTTCACGTCATCGATTTCAGCATGAAACAAGGGATGCAGTGGCCTGCGCTGATGCAAGCCCTAGCCCTCCGTCCCGGCGGGCCGCCCTCGTTCCGTCTAACCGGAATTGGGCCTCCTTCCACGGACAACACCGATCATCTGCATGAAGTGGGTTGGAAATTGGCCCAGCTGGCGGAGACGATTCATGTGGAGTTCGAATACAGAGGTTTCGTGGCCAACAGTTTGGCAGATCTCGACGCATCCATGCTTGAACTGCGAGATGGGGAGTCCGTGGCAGTGAACTCGGTGTTCGAGTTGCATAGTTTGCTGGCTCGCCCTGGGGGTATTGAGAGGGTGCTGTCGGCGGTGAAAGATATGAAACCAGACATAGTGACGATAGTAGAGCAGGAAGCCAACCACAACGGCCCCGTTTTCCTAGACCGGTTCACCGAGTCGCTTCACTACTACTCCACTCTGTTTGACTCATTGGAAGGGTGTGGTGTGTCGCCGGTGAACACCCAGGACAAGCTGATGTCGGAGGTATACTTGGGGCAACAGATCTGTAACGTGGTGGCCTGCGAGGGGCCTGAGCGAGTGGAGCGGCACGAAACGCTGGCTCAGTGGAGAGCCCGGTTGGGATCGGCGGGGTTCGACCCAGTGAACCTAGGGTCCAACGCTTTCAAGCAAGCGAGTATGCTGCTGGCTCTATTCGCGGGTGGGGATGGGTACAGGGTGGAGGAGAACAATGGGTGTCTGATGCTGGGTTGGCACACTCGCCCCCTCATTGCCACCTCCGCCTGGCAACTCGCTAACAAACCTGCCTTGCCCTCCTCCACACCTGCCTCCAACTGA
- the LOC100247453 gene encoding uncharacterized protein At4g22758, with protein MLLYKQKKNQSAGKANRLLISINVLGSAGPIRFVVSEDELVAAVIDTALKSYAREGRLPILGSDLNNFLLYCSNAGSDALSPWETIGSNGTRNFMLCKKPQPQNTTEVGVEGRAGMPRKGSGSWKAWINKSLNLKISSH; from the exons ATGTTGCTCTATAAGCAAAAGAAGAATCAAAGCGCTGGAAAGGCCAATCGCCTTTTGATCAGTATCAATGTTCTTGGTAGCGCTGGTCCGATCCGGTTCGTCGTCAGCGAGGACGAGCTCGTCGCCGCCGTCATTGACACTGCCCTCAAATCCTACGCGCGTGAGGGCCGCCTCCCCATCCTGGGCTCCGATCTCAACAACTTCCTCCTCTACTGCTCCAATGCCGGATCAGATG CTCTGAGTCCGTGGGAGACTATCGGCAGTAATGGCACTCGGAATTTCATGCTGTGCAAAAAGCCACAGCCGCAGAATACCACGGAAGTGGGTGTTGAGGGGAGAGCTGGTATGCCCCGGAAGGGAAGTGGGAGTTGGAAGGCTTGGATCAATAAGTCGCTTAATCTTAAGATTTCTTCCCATTAA